The Sphingobacterium bambusae genome includes a window with the following:
- a CDS encoding SDR family oxidoreductase, which yields MLHKFDLTGKVALVTGCKRGIGKALAEALAEAGADIIGVSASLELEHSKVADSIKALGRNFYPYQCNFSDRKSLYAFIEQVKKDHPVIDILFNNAGNILRKPAAEHPDEMWDEVIEINQNAQFILTREIGKEMLSRGTGKIVFTASLLTFQGGINVPGYAASKGAIGSLTKAFANEWASKGVNVNAIAPGYIATDNTEALRDDPERSASILSRIPAARWGQPEDFKGPAVFLASDASDYVHGTILTVDGGWMGR from the coding sequence ATACTACATAAATTTGACCTCACGGGGAAAGTAGCGCTGGTTACGGGCTGCAAAAGAGGTATTGGAAAGGCTTTAGCAGAGGCCTTGGCTGAAGCGGGTGCAGATATCATCGGCGTTTCCGCATCGCTGGAACTCGAGCATTCTAAGGTAGCAGACTCCATAAAAGCCCTGGGCAGAAACTTCTACCCTTACCAATGCAATTTCTCGGACAGGAAATCACTTTATGCTTTCATCGAACAGGTGAAGAAAGATCATCCGGTTATCGATATTCTTTTCAACAATGCGGGAAACATCTTACGTAAACCTGCTGCAGAGCACCCCGACGAGATGTGGGATGAGGTTATTGAGATCAACCAAAATGCACAGTTTATATTGACACGCGAAATAGGAAAAGAGATGCTTTCACGTGGAACGGGAAAAATCGTGTTCACAGCATCCTTATTAACGTTCCAAGGTGGTATTAATGTTCCGGGCTATGCTGCATCCAAAGGAGCTATTGGTTCGCTAACGAAGGCTTTCGCCAACGAATGGGCTAGTAAAGGCGTCAACGTCAATGCGATCGCTCCTGGCTACATAGCAACCGACAATACGGAAGCTTTACGTGATGACCCTGAACGCTCAGCGTCCATCTTGTCCCGTATCCCCGCAGCGCGTTGGGGACAGCCCGAAGATTTTAAAGGCCCAGCCGTCTTCTTGGCTTCCGATGCCTCCGATTATGTACATGGCACCATCCTTACCGTCGATGGCGGATGGATGGGGAGATAA
- the nadD gene encoding nicotinate (nicotinamide) nucleotide adenylyltransferase, translating into MAKVGLFFGSFNPIHVGHLIIAKYMCNFTELDEVWFVVSPQNPFKEKKSLGNMYDRLEMVNLALEGEDKLRASDIEFNLPQPSYTVDTLIHLREKYPNKEFMLIMGEDNLQGFSKWKNADVILRDYKLIVYPRPGYDAGKYKNHPSVIMTETPMMELSSTFLRKCIKDKKDIRYYTVDKVREFIDKKGLYV; encoded by the coding sequence ATGGCGAAGGTAGGCTTGTTTTTCGGCTCTTTTAATCCCATTCATGTGGGCCACCTGATCATCGCTAAATATATGTGCAATTTTACGGAGCTCGACGAAGTTTGGTTCGTTGTATCTCCGCAGAATCCGTTTAAGGAAAAGAAGAGTTTGGGCAATATGTACGATAGGCTGGAGATGGTCAACTTGGCTTTAGAAGGCGAGGATAAGTTGCGTGCTTCAGATATTGAATTTAACCTTCCGCAGCCTTCGTACACCGTGGACACCCTTATCCATCTGCGTGAGAAGTATCCTAACAAGGAATTTATGCTGATTATGGGAGAGGACAACCTGCAGGGTTTTTCTAAATGGAAGAATGCCGATGTGATCTTGCGGGATTATAAATTAATTGTGTACCCACGGCCGGGCTATGATGCAGGAAAATATAAAAATCATCCTTCGGTTATCATGACCGAAACACCAATGATGGAGTTGTCATCTACCTTTCTGCGAAAATGTATTAAAGACAAAAAGGATATCCGATACTATACCGTCGATAAGGTACGCGAGTTTATCGATAAGAAGGGCTTGTACGTATAA
- the gmk gene encoding guanylate kinase, with amino-acid sequence MSGKLIIFSAPSGAGKTTIVKRLLEKHGDKIVFSISASTRAPRGAEVDGKDYYFISKEDFLHKIAKHEFIEFEEVYAGTFYGTLRKEVERIWAEGKSVIFDIDVVGGLRLKSKFPEKALAIFVNPPSLDVLKARLTGRGTDSEEKLQERFAKAETELSYADKFDVVLNNFDLDTACDEAEQLVTDFLNK; translated from the coding sequence ATGAGCGGCAAACTAATCATATTTTCTGCGCCATCCGGTGCAGGAAAAACAACGATCGTTAAACGACTTTTGGAGAAACATGGCGATAAGATTGTCTTTTCGATATCGGCAAGCACACGCGCCCCACGCGGAGCGGAAGTTGATGGGAAAGACTATTATTTTATAAGCAAGGAAGATTTTTTACATAAGATTGCGAAACACGAATTTATTGAGTTCGAAGAAGTTTATGCAGGAACGTTCTATGGTACGTTACGCAAGGAAGTGGAACGTATTTGGGCAGAAGGTAAATCAGTGATATTTGATATTGACGTGGTGGGCGGTTTGCGTTTGAAGTCTAAGTTTCCGGAAAAAGCCTTGGCAATTTTTGTTAATCCGCCATCGCTGGATGTACTGAAAGCGCGTTTAACGGGTCGCGGCACCGATTCGGAAGAGAAGCTACAGGAGCGCTTTGCAAAGGCAGAAACCGAGCTTAGCTACGCCGATAAGTTTGATGTGGTATTGAACAACTTCGATTTGGATACTGCATGTGATGAAGCGGAACAACTGGTAACGGATTTCCTTAACAAATAG
- a CDS encoding YicC/YloC family endoribonuclease, translating to MIKSMTGYGIGSQENGKVKYTVELKSLNSKFLELNLRLPKVVSDKEFALRSESSKLIERGKVNIMVTVEYADQTAKASSINATLLTKYYKQLQEIAFQVGEKDASLFEMALNMPEVVTSNEDVVDEEEGKVLMDAYYAAIERFNRFRQDEGQILKDDLESRVQMILSYLKQVEGTEGSRIPLIRERISHYLDEAVGKENVDMNRFEQELIFYIDKLDITEEKVRLRSHCNYFIDALNASDSNGKKLGFISQEMGREINTLGSKANDAGIQQIVVRMKEELEKIKEQLLNVL from the coding sequence ATGATAAAATCTATGACAGGGTATGGTATTGGTTCCCAAGAAAATGGGAAAGTTAAATATACCGTCGAATTAAAATCCCTGAATTCGAAATTTCTAGAGCTAAACCTTCGTTTGCCAAAGGTTGTTTCCGATAAAGAATTTGCCTTGCGTTCCGAGTCTAGCAAGTTGATCGAGCGTGGCAAGGTGAATATTATGGTGACGGTAGAGTATGCCGACCAAACAGCCAAAGCCTCTTCCATTAATGCAACGTTATTGACTAAATATTATAAGCAGCTGCAAGAAATAGCCTTTCAGGTGGGCGAGAAAGACGCATCATTATTCGAAATGGCCTTGAATATGCCCGAGGTCGTCACGTCAAACGAAGATGTCGTGGATGAAGAAGAAGGCAAGGTGCTTATGGATGCCTATTACGCAGCCATAGAACGGTTCAATAGATTTAGGCAAGATGAAGGACAGATCCTAAAGGATGATCTAGAGTCGCGCGTACAGATGATCCTTTCTTATCTGAAGCAAGTGGAGGGAACAGAGGGTTCTCGCATCCCACTGATACGCGAGCGCATCAGCCATTACTTGGATGAGGCTGTAGGAAAGGAGAATGTAGATATGAATCGCTTTGAGCAGGAGCTGATTTTCTATATCGACAAGTTGGACATCACGGAAGAGAAAGTTCGTCTGCGCAGCCATTGCAATTATTTTATCGATGCCTTGAATGCGTCGGATTCTAACGGAAAGAAGCTTGGCTTTATCTCTCAAGAGATGGGTCGCGAAATTAATACGTTAGGCTCGAAAGCAAATGATGCCGGCATTCAGCAAATTGTGGTGCGCATGAAGGAGGAACTGGAAAAAATAAAAGAACAACTGCTTAACGTATTATAA
- a CDS encoding CAP domain-containing protein, translated as MRICSILLFLLLNTALYGQRNKVSVDKAAAKEAYTYLLDFRDNPRAMMRALGIRFDVAKVSKVKLRWNNDLARAAEQRARDMAERNYFDHNNPEGIGPNHFIVQAGYSLSSDWLKKRTANNFESIAANHPTAVDGIKAFIIGKGSPGFMHRKHVLGMDEWNGSLQDIGIGFVRVPHGAAYKTYMSVIIAKHDW; from the coding sequence ATGCGTATTTGCTCAATATTACTTTTTCTATTACTTAACACGGCGTTGTATGGACAGCGTAATAAGGTGTCCGTTGATAAAGCTGCGGCCAAAGAAGCTTATACTTACTTGCTTGATTTTCGGGATAACCCCAGGGCGATGATGCGCGCTTTGGGTATCCGATTTGATGTCGCGAAGGTTTCGAAAGTAAAGCTCCGTTGGAACAATGACCTCGCTAGGGCCGCCGAACAACGCGCAAGGGATATGGCTGAGCGAAATTACTTTGACCATAATAATCCCGAAGGGATAGGCCCTAACCATTTTATCGTGCAGGCGGGCTATTCGTTGAGCAGCGACTGGCTGAAAAAACGGACGGCTAATAATTTCGAATCCATAGCTGCCAATCATCCCACAGCAGTGGATGGCATCAAAGCCTTTATTATTGGCAAGGGGTCGCCGGGCTTTATGCATCGTAAGCACGTACTTGGTATGGACGAGTGGAATGGATCGCTTCAGGATATAGGTATAGGCTTTGTACGTGTGCCTCATGGCGCAGCTTATAAAACCTATATGAGTGTTATTATTGCCAAACACGACTGGTAG
- a CDS encoding DedA family protein: MEVIYAVIDFILHIDDHLATLIAEYNYWIYLILFLIIFVETGLVIMPFLPGDSLLFATGMFAAQGMLDISTSIALMLVAAVLGDACNYLIGKYAGDKFVKLRLFGKQLVKPEYIVKTHGFYAKHGPQTIIIARFVPIVRTFAPFVAGVGKMKYGIFLTYNLVGGILWVVGITLAGYFLGNIPWIRDNFEKVVIGIILVSVLPIIFGLIKEKMSAKKEAI; encoded by the coding sequence GTGGAAGTTATTTATGCGGTCATTGATTTCATCTTGCATATAGATGATCATTTGGCAACCCTTATCGCGGAGTATAATTATTGGATTTACCTGATCCTTTTTCTGATTATCTTCGTGGAAACCGGATTGGTCATCATGCCCTTTTTGCCGGGCGATTCACTACTGTTTGCTACCGGAATGTTTGCCGCGCAAGGAATGTTGGATATATCCACGAGTATTGCCTTGATGCTAGTTGCAGCCGTATTGGGCGATGCATGCAATTATCTGATTGGGAAGTATGCGGGAGATAAATTCGTTAAGCTTCGTCTGTTCGGAAAGCAACTGGTTAAACCGGAATATATCGTGAAGACCCATGGCTTCTATGCTAAACATGGTCCGCAAACCATCATTATCGCACGCTTTGTGCCTATAGTACGCACTTTCGCTCCTTTTGTGGCCGGTGTTGGGAAAATGAAATATGGGATCTTCCTAACCTATAATCTCGTTGGTGGGATACTATGGGTTGTGGGCATCACCCTAGCAGGGTACTTCCTAGGTAATATACCGTGGATACGCGATAATTTTGAGAAGGTGGTTATCGGCATCATTTTGGTATCCGTACTACCGATCATATTCGGGCTCATTAAAGAAAAAATGAGTGCTAAAAAGGAAGCTATTTAA
- the dnaN gene encoding DNA polymerase III subunit beta: MRFIVSTSILLKQLQAISGASSSSTVLPILENFLFEIKDNLLTISATDLQTSMVTSLQIEAKEEGRVAMPSKILIETLKTLPDQPVAFSVDTNTLAIEISAGDGKYKLSGENADDFPKIPVVDNVSTVTLGASILSEAINKTIFAVSNDELRPAMSGVLVQLAEQGITFVSTDAHKLVRYRRTDVSSEKPTSLILPKKALTLLKSSLPSDETIVSIEYNNTNAFFQFANIHLICRLIDERYPDYEAVIPQVNPNKLTVDRLLFLNTLRRVVIFANKTTHQVRLKISGSELHISAEDLDFSNEAHERLSCQFEGQDMEIGFNAKFLVEMLNNLSSSEVVIEMSTPNRAGLLIPAIKEDNEDILMLVMPVMLNNI; the protein is encoded by the coding sequence ATGAGATTTATTGTATCCACTTCAATTTTATTAAAACAATTACAGGCAATTAGCGGGGCTTCAAGCAGTAGTACAGTCCTTCCCATCCTTGAAAATTTCTTGTTCGAAATCAAAGATAACTTGTTGACGATTTCAGCAACAGATCTACAGACAAGTATGGTGACATCGCTGCAGATCGAGGCGAAAGAAGAGGGACGTGTGGCTATGCCGTCTAAAATCTTGATCGAAACACTAAAAACTCTTCCTGATCAACCCGTTGCTTTTTCGGTGGATACCAACACATTGGCCATTGAGATCAGTGCCGGCGACGGTAAATACAAATTGAGTGGCGAGAATGCAGACGATTTTCCCAAAATTCCCGTGGTGGACAATGTTTCTACGGTTACTTTGGGTGCGTCGATACTTTCTGAAGCCATCAATAAGACCATCTTTGCAGTAAGTAACGACGAACTTCGTCCGGCGATGTCAGGTGTATTGGTACAGTTGGCAGAGCAAGGTATCACCTTTGTATCTACCGATGCACATAAATTGGTGCGCTACCGTCGTACCGATGTAAGTTCCGAGAAGCCTACATCGTTAATCCTTCCAAAAAAGGCGCTGACTTTATTAAAGTCTTCGTTGCCTTCCGATGAAACCATTGTATCGATTGAATATAATAATACGAATGCCTTTTTCCAGTTTGCAAATATTCATTTGATCTGTCGTTTGATTGATGAGCGTTACCCAGATTATGAGGCCGTTATCCCACAGGTAAACCCGAATAAGTTAACGGTAGATCGCCTGTTGTTCTTGAACACCCTTCGTCGGGTGGTTATTTTTGCCAATAAGACCACACATCAGGTTCGCTTGAAGATTTCTGGTAGCGAATTGCATATATCGGCGGAAGACTTGGATTTCTCCAACGAGGCCCACGAACGTTTGAGCTGTCAGTTTGAAGGGCAGGATATGGAAATTGGTTTCAATGCCAAATTTTTGGTGGAGATGTTGAACAATTTGAGTTCAAGTGAGGTGGTGATCGAGATGAGCACACCAAATCGAGCAGGTTTGTTAATCCCAGCAATCAAGGAAGATAATGAGGATATTTTGATGCTCGTTATGCCGGTCATGTTGAACAATATCTAA
- a CDS encoding DNA polymerase III subunit gives MQFKDIIGHEEVKTHLLQTVKDNRVSHAQLFLGPEGSGSLALAVAYAQYINCENKQDDDSCGVCSSCNKYQKLIHPDLHFSYPFFAKGKEEVAVSYLDEWRKAFLSNPYMGIDFWRHNLDAENKQANINIAEAHDIIKKLSLKAFEAEYKVLIMWLPEFLDVQGNALLKLIEEPPAKTLFLLVAENQDRILNTIISRTQLVKVFKLGHDKVKDYLITQKHVDAQRANEIAFIADGNIQAALNLLEEEANPYFELLIQWLRFIVTDAGLHIIRFCEEDFPKLGRENQKNFLLYAINMLRQIILVQQELQQMVLLQGQELDFVQKFSVNFRGDQLETAIDFLEKTHYKVERNANPKILFLDLSLQLVLIFKYQTFPQGTQYI, from the coding sequence ATGCAGTTCAAAGATATCATAGGCCATGAAGAGGTAAAGACGCATTTGCTACAAACGGTGAAAGACAACCGGGTGAGTCATGCGCAGCTTTTTTTAGGCCCTGAGGGCTCTGGAAGCTTGGCTCTTGCCGTAGCATACGCCCAATATATAAACTGCGAAAATAAACAGGATGATGACAGCTGTGGAGTCTGCAGTTCCTGCAACAAGTATCAAAAGCTGATTCATCCCGATCTACATTTTTCCTACCCGTTCTTTGCCAAGGGAAAAGAAGAGGTCGCGGTGAGCTACTTGGATGAATGGCGAAAAGCCTTTCTTTCTAATCCATACATGGGGATTGATTTTTGGCGACACAACCTAGATGCGGAAAACAAACAGGCCAATATCAATATTGCGGAAGCACACGACATCATCAAAAAGCTTAGCCTAAAAGCCTTCGAAGCGGAATACAAGGTGCTCATTATGTGGCTGCCCGAATTTTTGGACGTGCAGGGCAATGCTTTGCTCAAGCTCATCGAGGAACCTCCGGCAAAAACACTCTTTTTATTGGTTGCCGAAAATCAGGACCGCATATTAAATACCATTATTTCGCGCACGCAGCTGGTCAAAGTATTTAAGCTAGGCCATGACAAGGTAAAGGATTACCTGATTACACAAAAACATGTGGATGCACAGCGGGCCAATGAGATAGCCTTTATTGCTGACGGGAATATACAGGCTGCACTTAATTTGCTGGAGGAAGAGGCCAACCCCTATTTTGAACTGTTGATACAGTGGTTGCGATTTATTGTCACCGATGCGGGTCTACATATCATCCGATTTTGCGAAGAGGACTTTCCAAAGTTAGGGCGTGAAAATCAGAAAAATTTCTTACTTTATGCCATTAATATGCTGCGACAGATTATTCTCGTGCAGCAAGAATTACAACAAATGGTGCTTTTACAGGGGCAAGAGCTGGACTTTGTTCAGAAGTTTAGTGTGAATTTTCGGGGGGATCAGCTCGAAACGGCTATTGACTTTTTGGAGAAAACGCATTATAAAGTAGAACGCAATGCAAATCCTAAAATATTATTTTTAGATTTATCTTTGCAATTAGTTTTAATATTTAAATATCAAACGTTCCCACAAGGGACTCAATATATATAA